The Zobellia alginiliquefaciens genome contains a region encoding:
- a CDS encoding DEAD/DEAH box helicase, whose protein sequence is MELKKNTTEKQLYDYQIEDLNTIFKHLEDPEEKGNLLYQLPTGGGKTVVFSEIARRYIEKTGKKVVVLTHRIELSTQTSRMLKSFGVKNKIINSEVKELTDQDEFMCFVAMVETLNNRLQEEKVEINDIGLVIIDEAHYNSFRKLFKFFKKSTILGVTATPLSSNIKLPMKDNYQKLIVGESIGALIKRNFLAKGNMYNYDVSLQSLKLGISGDYTVKSSDELYSNQSMLGKLLSAYKEIAEGTKTLIFNNGINTSRYVYETFKKAGYNVRHLDNKNTASERKEILEWFSNTPDAILTSVSILTTGFDEPSVETIILNRATRSLTLYFQMIGRGSRILENKSEFTVVDLGNNVARFGLWDAPIDWQEIFHFPDFYLENIKNDEEIEKEFVYEMPAALREKFKNSTNIEFNIKEEYKKVFAQGLRSKIVLERSIDQHAQICVENSEDVFDARILAKELKEEIKYRVRQYSYCIMNNTKNYKEWLEEDYERKLRSSISRMFAAKM, encoded by the coding sequence TTGGAGTTAAAAAAAAATACTACCGAAAAGCAGCTGTACGACTATCAGATTGAAGATCTGAATACCATTTTTAAGCATCTTGAGGATCCTGAAGAGAAAGGAAACTTACTCTATCAATTACCTACGGGAGGCGGAAAAACGGTTGTTTTTTCTGAGATTGCCCGTCGTTATATTGAGAAAACGGGTAAAAAAGTGGTTGTACTTACACACCGTATAGAGCTAAGTACACAGACATCTAGAATGCTGAAAAGCTTTGGTGTTAAGAATAAGATCATTAATAGTGAGGTAAAGGAACTTACCGATCAAGATGAGTTCATGTGCTTTGTAGCCATGGTAGAAACCCTTAACAACAGGCTGCAAGAAGAGAAAGTAGAGATAAATGACATAGGCTTGGTTATTATAGATGAAGCCCATTACAATTCGTTTAGAAAGCTATTTAAGTTTTTTAAAAAATCTACGATTTTAGGAGTTACCGCCACACCTTTAAGTTCCAATATAAAACTACCCATGAAGGACAACTATCAAAAGTTGATCGTGGGGGAATCCATTGGAGCTTTGATCAAGAGAAATTTCTTGGCCAAGGGCAACATGTACAATTATGATGTAAGTCTGCAAAGTCTTAAATTGGGTATTAGTGGGGATTATACCGTTAAATCATCAGATGAGCTGTATAGCAACCAAAGTATGTTGGGCAAGCTGCTATCGGCATACAAGGAAATAGCTGAGGGTACAAAAACGTTAATATTTAACAATGGTATCAATACCTCCCGTTATGTGTATGAAACGTTTAAGAAGGCCGGTTATAATGTGCGTCATCTAGACAATAAAAATACCGCTTCTGAACGTAAAGAAATATTAGAGTGGTTTTCCAATACGCCAGATGCTATTTTAACTTCGGTTAGTATTCTTACTACGGGTTTTGATGAACCGTCCGTAGAGACCATTATTTTGAACAGGGCTACGCGTTCACTTACCTTGTATTTTCAGATGATTGGTCGTGGATCCCGTATTTTGGAGAATAAAAGTGAATTCACGGTTGTAGATCTAGGAAACAATGTGGCACGCTTTGGCCTGTGGGACGCTCCAATAGATTGGCAAGAAATTTTTCATTTTCCAGATTTCTATCTTGAGAACATTAAGAATGATGAAGAAATTGAGAAAGAGTTTGTTTATGAAATGCCAGCTGCACTTCGTGAAAAGTTTAAAAATTCTACCAATATTGAGTTTAATATAAAAGAGGAGTATAAAAAAGTTTTTGCACAAGGATTACGGTCTAAAATAGTACTAGAACGTAGTATTGACCAACATGCCCAAATTTGTGTAGAAAATTCCGAAGATGTTTTTGATGCACGTATTCTGGCGAAAGAACTCAAAGAAGAGATCAAGTATAGGGTGCGTCAATATTCGTATTGCATCATGAACAATACCAAGAATTACAAAGAGTGGCTAGAGGAGGATTATGAGCGTAAATTGCGGTCAAGTATTTCTCGTATGTTCGCTGCCAAGATGTAG